agTAAGTGTAAATTCTTAAAAACTGAATTAGTCATTCTGATTGCTGCTGACCAAAAAAATCCTCTCAAACAATCACAGACAAAAACTGAACAGGAtcaaataaaggaaaaaaaaaatcatggaacTGTTCTTATTTGACAGTGACCAGAAACGTCGTGTAAAACATATCTGAGATCTGAGATtctgaaagagaaaaataaagaagaacaGGCACAACCTAGATTTACATTACACATACATTGGCTCTCTAGAACTTGTTCTTTCCCCTCTCTATTATAAATGAGCCTTTCTCTAATAAACAGTAACGAATTAAACCTCATAAAACACAGCAAACGATTCAAAGATTATAATTGCTGTAGCCACCAATATCAGAAGCTGGTCTATATTCCGTACTATAAGTTTGGCCAGAGAGAGACGGCGTGTAAGTTGAAAGACCTGCCAGCTGAGAGTATGCTGTTGGTCTGTATTGCACCGGCTCTGTGCCCAGGTAGCTACTGGAGAGTGGCTCTTGACGGTTGCCCAGCTGAGGAGGATATGCAGGTACATAGCCAGTGTCGATTCTGCCATATCCCCCTGAAACCGAAACTGGTTCCTTGTGATTGCTGATGAACTCCTGCATGCACGTAAACCACAGATACAGTTTTATTATAGCTAGAAAGAGTAATCTTAGTATAATTACAAGGCCAGTTACCACAAAGTATTATACATAGATAATTTTTCTTACTTGAACTAGTTGCTCAGCAGTTTGTACTTGGGAGGATGTGCCTTTGATTTCCACTGTGATTTGATCAGGATGTGGACTCTCTTGAATGGTTATGGTAGCTCCGCTTCTTCGACGGATGTAGGCTATATTAGCTCCTTCTACACCAATTATATCCTCCGCATAGGAGAATGGTATTTGCATCGTTTGAGATACCTAGTCAGAGAACCCATCATAGAAACGTCAATACTAGTTCTGAAACATAAGCTTATATTTTATAAGATCAAAACCACCGGTAGAAGACTAATCACAACAAGCAAGAATGGTAATACCGCTAAACACTTTGTGGAGATGTATCTACCTGTGTGACAAAAGCAGCAGAAACCCGAGCAAGACCAGGAGAGTGTCTGGCGGACAATACAGGATCCTGACTGTACATAGAAACTCCCGAAGGCTGAACACGTGACTCCATTCGAGACTCGCGCTCCAGGAACGAAGGTTCCCTCCGTGCTAAGAGGGAGAAATCAGGCTCCATTACATTTGAAGAAATATTATGCAGAGATGACTTGTTGTCAGCTAACGGCTCTTCCTGACGAGTTTGAGAGACTCTAGCTAGAtactaaagataaaaaaaaaataacagaagtTAGATcattgagaaagaaagaaaaaaaaggagagagaaagcTAGGAACATATCGTTTCAGATAACCACGTAGCTTACTTGCTTTTCGAAGAGAGGAACAACAGTATGGTCGACTAGAAATTTCCTTAGGTGTCCAACAATGGCTTCTAATGCTTTAAGGATTTTCAAAGCTTCACCCTGCAAATCCACTATCCTCTCATCTTGCGCAGCATAAAACGGTGTTTCCTCTGGCAGAAAAGAAAGTACAGATTACATATTTAGTATCGAGTATGCTCGTATGAACTATACAGCACACAATATCAGAAATAGGAAACATGCATAacacaacttaaaaaaaaaaaaagatgacaggACATAAACTGAAGAAGAACTAgctgaactttttaaaaaggacaaaacaaaagagatcataCTTGCTAAAATTGAAAATACCTTCAGATAAAATACGAACAGATGCACCAGAGTTCTCAACAATGGATTTAATCATAGATCCTTGTTTGCCAATTAAATTAATCGCCTGAGTAGATGCAACTAACAAACGCACGGAAGAGAAGGCACTCCCAGCGGtttgaacatcatcatcatcattatcaggTAACCCTGAAACTCGTCTAAACACCCTCAAGACTGCATCCATTGCAGGGGACATGTATGCCTCTGGCTCTTCCTTACCAGATATTAACACCTAAAACATAGTTAAAACACCAAGAATTTTAACCTAGTGAACACTTCAAAAAACTAACACCAAAAAACcctaaagaaatcaaattgCAAATTAGGAAACCCTAGAGATAGAGAACTAGAAAAAAATCCACAAATTCGAATAGATTGAAACAAACACActagaaagagagattgaaaaAGATACTAACGATGCGATCGGGAGTGGTAAGAGGACCATCAAGGACTTTGATACGAGCACGAGTCTCCTCACACATCTTCTTGATAAAGTCACCTTTGCGTCCAATGATAGCTCCAACTTTAGTCACCGGAACGATCATACGGAACACGCATTCGCCAGGCCAACCTGGCCATCTCTCCTCCGCGGAATCGTTCGTATCGGGAGCAGTAGTCTCGGTAACAGCTAAGCTATTTGGCTGGTTCAATTCAGGGAAGCCGCTTGCGTTTTCGTCAAGCAATGTGGTGGCACTGATTCCAGCCGGCATAATGATTTCATTCTCAGGGAGGTTTATAGCACCGTTGTTGTCGACGGAATCTGCGACGGCGGCCATTACAACcggcaattaaaaaaaaattaaagatacgaagaacgagagagagagacagagagatttAACCTCTCTGTTTATATTACAATCGCTGCTGTCATGTTATACGATGTCGTTTGGGTTCTATTGGTTTGGGCTTCCGGTTAGCAGTTTCACGTTTTGAACTATCTTTTTAAAGCCCATGAGCAATATTTTTTATACCAATGAAACCCTCCAACTCCCTACTTTTTAAAAGACCTAAGTTTTGTACTTTGAAACTTTAGTAGAAGTATATGAGATACATTCtttaaaaggaaaattagaGAATCTTAAGAAATTTATACAAtcatatgtttaattaattaattagctgAAAATAAATTAACCATGTGAATTaaacctctttgtttttctctcttttttatgtACCCTTGTGAATATAGTGTGATCTCTTCAAATCCAATTATGcaaattcaaatttcaatgaTCGATTGTTTAATATATTAGCTCCACATCTTGGATTACAGTCTCGTTTCCTAAATTTGATTTAGTTACTAATATCCTTCTTCCCACATCAACAATGCATAAAACTAATGAATAAAAACAGTACCAAGAATTctcacattatatatatatggtttttaactttttaaagtCACGGTTATTAatctacataaaaaaattatgtgccAAAAGATACAAGCACTCTTtgtcatatatatgtatgtacttGTTTCATTTCACCGTAAAATTGGAGGacttaataattaatatcatcTTGTCATCATATGCAATATGCTTATGGCGAAGAAAGAGACgtaacataaacaaatatcTACTGTCCCGAAGATATACTTTTATCTCTCTGCGAGtcacttttgtatttttcattagGTTCCCTATATACTTTCTTGATAagatgtaacaaaaaaaactttcttgatttttttttatcagaaaccTTTTTAATTCCTATATTTCAAATATTAGAACTTTGGACATGCATTTTTAACTCAGAAAGTAAAATGAGTCCCCATGGTGAATGAATCAGAATTGGGATATTAGGGCAAAAACACACACgtaatgtgtatgtatataccGTAATATATGGTCCCCTCGATACACGTATGGAACAGAAGAGCTAGCTAGCGTTCACTTGTAGTTTGTAACTATTTGAGTCAATCATTGTGCCCTAATCGACTCTCAAAGGTCACATGATTTATGCTTAACATCGTACTTACAAACGGTTGATACATTTATCACATTGAGCTATCCAGTTacatgtaatcttttttttcgttactttctaacaatttcttacatttttttttttcaaactgattttttattatagtaaTTCAGAAGTCATGACAATAAGTCATACAGTTTTTAAACGTAGAACAATACATGCATATGCCAATATCAGACATAGAATTAAGATGAAAACCAAATCTTCCGCTTTGGTTAACTACTA
The sequence above is a segment of the Camelina sativa cultivar DH55 chromosome 10, Cs, whole genome shotgun sequence genome. Coding sequences within it:
- the LOC109124613 gene encoding RNA-binding KH domain-containing protein PEPPER, encoding MAAVADSVDNNGAINLPENEIIMPAGISATTLLDENASGFPELNQPNSLAVTETTAPDTNDSAEERWPGWPGECVFRMIVPVTKVGAIIGRKGDFIKKMCEETRARIKVLDGPLTTPDRIVLISGKEEPEAYMSPAMDAVLRVFRRVSGLPDNDDDDVQTAGSAFSSVRLLVASTQAINLIGKQGSMIKSIVENSGASVRILSEEETPFYAAQDERIVDLQGEALKILKALEAIVGHLRKFLVDHTVVPLFEKQYLARVSQTRQEEPLADNKSSLHNISSNVMEPDFSLLARREPSFLERESRMESRVQPSGVSMYSQDPVLSARHSPGLARVSAAFVTQVSQTMQIPFSYAEDIIGVEGANIAYIRRRSGATITIQESPHPDQITVEIKGTSSQVQTAEQLVQEFISNHKEPVSVSGGYGRIDTGYVPAYPPQLGNRQEPLSSSYLGTEPVQYRPTAYSQLAGLSTYTPSLSGQTYSTEYRPASDIGGYSNYNL